A single region of the Streptomyces sp. NBC_01803 genome encodes:
- a CDS encoding class II aldolase/adducin family protein produces the protein MNAAEARTLAVEASRALAAAGQGDMVWGHVAVRDPEGRGIWIKAPGWGLEEVTGDRLQLVSFDAEVLVGEGTAHKECPIHLEILRARPDLVCTVHTHAASAVAFAALDTVLLPLSHEGALFGGQDVPRFAETGGLVSTPELGGALAAALGDAPAALMPKHGLVAAGASVPAAVMHAVLLDRACRTQLTALAAGPVRVWSDAAEAHAKRAECWPAGQLEAGWRYLVRRAAARDRT, from the coding sequence GTGAACGCGGCGGAGGCCAGGACCCTGGCCGTCGAGGCGTCCCGCGCGCTGGCCGCCGCGGGCCAGGGGGACATGGTGTGGGGGCACGTCGCGGTGCGCGACCCCGAAGGGCGCGGCATCTGGATCAAGGCGCCCGGCTGGGGTCTTGAGGAGGTCACCGGGGACCGGCTCCAGCTCGTGTCGTTCGACGCCGAGGTCCTGGTGGGGGAGGGCACCGCGCACAAGGAGTGCCCGATCCACCTGGAGATCCTGCGGGCCCGGCCCGACCTGGTGTGCACCGTCCACACCCACGCCGCGTCCGCCGTGGCGTTCGCCGCTCTGGACACCGTCCTGCTGCCGCTCTCCCACGAGGGCGCGCTGTTCGGCGGCCAGGACGTGCCGCGCTTCGCGGAGACGGGCGGCCTGGTCAGCACCCCGGAGCTGGGCGGGGCGCTGGCCGCCGCGCTGGGCGACGCGCCCGCCGCGCTGATGCCCAAGCACGGGCTGGTCGCCGCCGGGGCGAGCGTCCCCGCCGCCGTCATGCACGCCGTGCTGCTGGACCGCGCCTGCCGCACCCAGCTCACCGCGCTGGCCGCCGGGCCGGTGCGGGTGTGGTCCGACGCCGCCGAGGCACACGCCAAGCGCGCCGAGTGCTGGCCCGCCGGCCAACTGGAGGCCGGCTGGCGCTATCTGGTGCGGCGCGCCGCCGCCCGGGACCGGACCTGA
- a CDS encoding dienelactone hydrolase family protein codes for MNDPHAPALSADWVTVPTGDGPMRVYAARPAAAADRAVVVLQEAFGVNDHIQDIARHFAARGFLALAPDLFHRNGVGTLGYEQHAEAMPLIGAIGPDAIITDVRAVLDHLAAAEGIDTGRTAITGFCFGGRAAFTAATAIPGLAATVVFYGPGIAAGPHAVLDRATALDAPLLLHVGAEDPTIPAEQVRAIDTALTGAGVEFEQHVYAGAGHAFACDARPHMYRDEQAGTAWHRTWAFLDHHLPPAV; via the coding sequence ATGAACGACCCCCACGCCCCCGCCCTCTCGGCCGACTGGGTGACCGTCCCCACCGGCGACGGCCCGATGCGGGTGTACGCCGCCCGGCCCGCCGCCGCCGCCGACCGGGCCGTGGTCGTGCTCCAGGAGGCGTTCGGCGTCAACGACCACATCCAGGACATCGCCCGCCACTTCGCCGCCCGCGGCTTTCTCGCGCTGGCGCCCGACCTGTTCCACCGCAACGGCGTGGGAACCCTCGGGTACGAGCAGCACGCCGAGGCGATGCCGCTGATCGGCGCGATCGGGCCCGACGCGATCATCACCGACGTCCGCGCCGTGCTGGACCACCTCGCCGCCGCCGAGGGCATCGACACGGGCCGGACCGCGATCACCGGGTTCTGCTTCGGCGGCCGAGCCGCGTTCACCGCCGCCACGGCGATCCCGGGGCTGGCCGCGACCGTCGTGTTCTACGGCCCCGGCATCGCGGCGGGCCCGCACGCCGTGCTGGACCGCGCCACGGCCCTCGACGCGCCGCTGCTGCTGCACGTCGGCGCCGAGGACCCGACCATCCCCGCCGAGCAGGTGCGGGCCATCGACACCGCGCTGACCGGCGCGGGCGTCGAGTTCGAGCAGCACGTGTACGCCGGCGCCGGGCACGCGTTCGCCTGCGACGCCCGCCCGCACATGTACCGCGACGAGCAGGCCGGGACCGCGTGGCACCGCACCTGGGCGTTCCTCGACCACCACCTGCCCCCGGCCGTCTGA
- a CDS encoding alcohol dehydrogenase catalytic domain-containing protein produces MTAMLAARAEQGSDALHLTKISVPEPGPLDVLVKVASAGLAPGMMKLLAQGAFKHLPTTLGHEAAGTVAAVGSGVTGVAAGDRVRVHPNLTCRSCRYCRTDREMMCRQQAMMGHAAFSDVPMPLYDAYHDGGLAEYVRAPHWLIDPLPDMVGFDVGAKVHDLANAVRALKCADLPLGSTLIVTAATGTMGTATIKLAPHYGVARLILVGRSAERLDAVRHLAGDVPTETVALEELPAGWETDGGLTAALRRVVPDGADAVLDFVPDGPATYQAMAALTTGGTLVHMGANRAPLPFPMIALMVNCWRVVGTRACTRTDAVEVLGLLERGALDAEELITHRFPLAEADRAVAAMLSRTEPIWMAVVNP; encoded by the coding sequence ATGACCGCCATGCTGGCCGCGCGGGCCGAACAAGGCTCCGACGCGCTGCACCTGACGAAGATATCCGTGCCCGAGCCCGGACCCCTGGACGTCCTCGTCAAGGTCGCCTCCGCCGGACTCGCGCCCGGCATGATGAAGCTCCTCGCCCAGGGCGCGTTCAAGCACCTGCCCACCACCCTCGGCCACGAGGCCGCCGGGACCGTCGCCGCCGTCGGCTCCGGCGTGACCGGCGTCGCGGCCGGCGACCGGGTGCGGGTGCATCCCAACCTCACCTGCCGGTCCTGCCGTTACTGCCGGACCGACCGCGAGATGATGTGCCGCCAGCAGGCGATGATGGGACACGCCGCGTTCAGCGACGTGCCGATGCCGCTGTACGACGCCTACCACGACGGCGGGCTCGCCGAGTACGTGCGCGCCCCGCACTGGCTGATCGACCCGCTGCCCGACATGGTCGGCTTCGACGTCGGCGCCAAGGTCCACGACCTGGCCAACGCCGTCCGGGCGCTGAAGTGCGCCGACCTGCCGCTGGGTTCGACCCTGATCGTCACCGCCGCCACCGGCACCATGGGCACCGCGACCATCAAGCTCGCCCCCCACTACGGCGTCGCCCGGCTGATCCTCGTCGGCCGCAGCGCCGAACGCCTCGACGCCGTACGGCACCTGGCGGGGGACGTGCCCACCGAGACCGTCGCGCTGGAGGAGCTGCCCGCCGGCTGGGAGACCGACGGAGGCCTGACCGCGGCCCTGCGCCGCGTCGTTCCCGACGGCGCGGACGCCGTGCTGGACTTCGTGCCCGACGGGCCCGCCACCTACCAGGCGATGGCCGCGCTCACCACCGGCGGCACCCTGGTCCACATGGGCGCCAACCGCGCCCCGCTGCCGTTCCCGATGATCGCCCTGATGGTCAACTGCTGGCGCGTGGTGGGGACCCGCGCCTGTACCCGCACCGACGCGGTGGAGGTCCTCGGCCTGCTGGAGCGCGGCGCGCTCGACGCGGAGGAGCTGATCACCCACCGGTTCCCGCTGGCCGAGGCCGACCGCGCCGTCGCCGCCATGCTCAGCCGCACCGAGCCGATCTGGATGGCGGTGGTCAACCCATGA
- a CDS encoding bifunctional 3-(3-hydroxy-phenyl)propionate/3-hydroxycinnamic acid hydroxylase, translating into MSGRTRAPEPVLVVGGGPVGLTVANLLAARGVRVVLVERNASTSDEAKAISLDDESLRTLQAADLADKVLEIVVPGTGTRYYDRRGRVLFHAQGPEPYRLGYPFKNQFAQPELERVLLDSLKSRPEAEVRFSTELVSVAEDAGGATAGLRATGAGAAETAEELRVSWVLACDGGRSTVRELRGIDMTGTSHQVVWLVADTTGDHHDERFGMHRGTPDRPTVIVPGRNGRCRYEFLLHPGEGEKGVSPGFETVRRLVAPYRSLTEDQVERCTTYTFNAVIADRWRDGRCLLLGDAAHMMPPFAGQGLNSGVRDAANVAWKIDEVWHGRAGHGLLDTYEAERRPHATAMVRFSERLGDIVMTTARRRALARDVAARALLLTPPGRRFLTEMRFRPRARHTAGLVFGDHPLTGTQLSQPRVLVPPSLRPRRLDDVLGHGLALLGVDVPDAAWQRLGSGPWRDATWPIRRIDVFLGDRLPRPAPGRHAVADADGRLEEALAAARNRFVLVKPDRYIAAVMGPDELASVGAALRARLTGP; encoded by the coding sequence ATGAGTGGCAGAACCAGGGCCCCCGAGCCGGTGCTCGTGGTGGGCGGCGGCCCGGTCGGGCTGACCGTCGCCAACCTACTGGCCGCCCGCGGCGTGCGCGTCGTGCTGGTCGAGCGCAACGCCTCCACCAGCGACGAGGCCAAGGCGATCAGCCTGGACGACGAGTCGCTGCGGACCCTCCAGGCCGCCGACCTCGCCGACAAGGTGCTGGAGATCGTCGTGCCGGGCACCGGCACCCGCTACTACGACCGGCGCGGCCGGGTCCTGTTCCACGCGCAGGGGCCCGAACCGTACCGGCTGGGCTACCCGTTCAAGAACCAGTTCGCCCAGCCGGAGCTGGAGCGGGTCCTGCTGGACTCGCTCAAGTCCCGCCCGGAGGCCGAGGTCCGCTTCTCCACCGAGCTGGTGTCGGTCGCCGAGGACGCCGGCGGCGCCACCGCGGGGCTGCGCGCCACCGGCGCCGGCGCGGCGGAGACGGCCGAGGAACTCCGCGTCTCCTGGGTGCTGGCGTGCGACGGGGGCCGTTCCACCGTCCGCGAGCTGCGCGGCATCGACATGACCGGCACCAGTCACCAGGTGGTGTGGCTGGTCGCCGACACCACCGGCGACCACCACGACGAGCGCTTCGGCATGCACCGCGGCACCCCCGACCGGCCCACCGTCATCGTGCCGGGCCGCAACGGGCGTTGCCGGTACGAGTTCCTGCTCCACCCCGGCGAGGGCGAGAAGGGCGTCAGCCCCGGCTTCGAGACCGTCCGGCGGCTGGTGGCGCCCTACCGGTCCCTCACCGAGGACCAGGTCGAGCGCTGCACCACCTACACGTTCAACGCGGTGATCGCCGACCGCTGGCGCGACGGCCGCTGCCTGCTGCTGGGCGACGCCGCCCACATGATGCCGCCGTTCGCCGGGCAGGGCCTCAACTCCGGTGTGCGGGACGCCGCCAACGTCGCGTGGAAGATCGACGAGGTGTGGCACGGCCGCGCCGGGCACGGGCTGCTGGACACCTACGAGGCGGAGCGCCGCCCGCACGCCACCGCCATGGTCCGTTTCTCCGAGCGGCTCGGCGACATCGTGATGACCACCGCGCGCCGCCGCGCCCTGGCGCGTGACGTGGCGGCCCGCGCGCTGCTGCTGACGCCGCCCGGCCGCCGCTTTCTGACGGAGATGCGGTTCCGGCCCCGGGCCCGGCACACGGCGGGGCTGGTCTTCGGCGATCACCCGCTGACCGGCACGCAGCTTTCCCAGCCCCGGGTCCTGGTGCCGCCCAGCCTGCGGCCCCGGCGGCTGGACGACGTGCTCGGCCACGGCCTGGCGCTGCTCGGCGTCGATGTCCCGGACGCCGCCTGGCAGCGGCTGGGGTCCGGGCCGTGGCGGGACGCGACGTGGCCGATCCGCCGGATCGACGTGTTCCTCGGCGACCGCCTGCCGCGCCCCGCGCCCGGCCGGCACGCCGTGGCGGACGCGGACGGGCGGCTGGAGGAGGCGCTGGCCGCCGCGCGGAACCGGTTCGTGCTGGTGAAGCCGGACCGGTACATCGCCGCCGTCATGGGGCCCGACGAGCTGGCCTCGGTGGGCGCCGCCCTCCGGGCCCGGCTGACGGGCCCCTGA
- a CDS encoding IclR family transcriptional regulator: MSQGYRGRNSTADRALDILLLFADDRLALTAGEVATHLGVARSTAYRYLQSLTSNGFLTENEDGGPGFRLGPRVLDLARLARKGVGLSGLARPVMRDLVRRTGHPALLTRRAGPAVVCLEREEAGHTLRLSYERGQVLPVNAGAAALVLLAWAPPGDLDELLAGPLPRFTDATLTDPDALRGRLAAIRERGHAVGRGELDPDVIGIAAPVRGGDDRVVAALSVAALSHRVPGTEVPRFVAAVREAADELSDRVRGAAGTG; this comes from the coding sequence ATGAGCCAGGGGTATCGCGGGCGGAACTCCACCGCCGACCGCGCGCTGGACATCCTCCTGCTCTTCGCCGACGACCGCCTGGCCCTCACCGCCGGCGAGGTCGCGACCCACCTGGGCGTCGCCCGCTCCACGGCCTACCGCTATCTCCAGAGCCTCACCTCCAACGGCTTCCTGACGGAGAACGAGGACGGCGGCCCCGGCTTCCGCCTCGGCCCCCGCGTCCTGGACCTCGCCCGCCTCGCCCGCAAGGGCGTCGGCCTCTCCGGCCTCGCCCGGCCCGTCATGCGCGACCTCGTCCGCCGCACCGGCCACCCCGCGCTCCTCACCCGCCGCGCCGGGCCCGCCGTCGTCTGCCTGGAACGCGAGGAGGCCGGGCACACGCTGCGGCTGAGCTACGAACGCGGCCAGGTGCTGCCCGTGAACGCCGGCGCCGCCGCCCTCGTCCTGCTGGCCTGGGCGCCCCCCGGCGACCTCGACGAGCTGCTCGCCGGGCCGCTCCCCCGTTTCACCGACGCCACCCTCACCGACCCGGACGCGCTGCGCGGGCGGCTGGCCGCGATCCGCGAGCGCGGGCACGCGGTCGGCCGGGGCGAGCTGGACCCGGACGTCATCGGCATTGCGGCCCCCGTGCGCGGCGGGGACGACCGGGTCGTCGCCGCGCTCAGCGTCGCCGCCCTCTCCCACCGGGTGCCCGGCACCGAGGTGCCCCGCTTCGTGGCGGCGGTGCGCGAGGCGGCGGACGAGCTGTCCGACCGGGTACGCGGCGCGGCCGGCACCGGCTGA
- a CDS encoding VOC family protein: MAITGLGHTGLWVYDLPKMRDFYERLLGLTVTDEDEGLGIVFFSARPEDEHHEFVLQAGRTAAIGDKQQHQISWRVASLDDIRAFHRKFEEEGVKVQQEVTHGNAFGIYFFDPEGNRNEVYLRIERDVRQPFRKSIDFGLPAEEIYAEAERLLEDGGAAYQPVQ, translated from the coding sequence ATGGCGATCACCGGACTGGGCCACACGGGCCTGTGGGTGTACGACCTGCCGAAGATGAGGGACTTCTACGAGCGCCTGCTGGGCCTGACCGTCACCGACGAGGACGAGGGCCTCGGCATCGTCTTCTTCAGCGCCCGGCCGGAGGACGAGCACCACGAGTTCGTCCTCCAGGCCGGCCGCACCGCCGCGATCGGCGACAAGCAGCAGCACCAGATCTCCTGGCGCGTGGCCTCGCTGGACGACATCCGCGCCTTCCACCGGAAGTTCGAGGAGGAGGGCGTGAAGGTCCAGCAGGAGGTCACCCACGGCAACGCCTTCGGGATCTACTTCTTCGACCCGGAGGGCAACCGGAACGAGGTGTACCTGAGGATCGAGCGGGACGTGCGCCAGCCCTTCCGCAAGTCGATCGACTTCGGCCTGCCCGCCGAGGAGATCTACGCCGAGGCCGAGCGTCTGCTCGAGGACGGCGGCGCCGCCTACCAGCCCGTTCAGTAA
- a CDS encoding fumarylacetoacetate hydrolase family protein encodes MRLATLRVPGGTCAARLEGEEYVPLPYRDLGALLAVGEDWRTVPAAEGARPVPVGEAVYATLVPHPNKIICLGLNYASHIKEMGRDTPKHPTLFAKYDGSLIGAYDPVTLPVVSDRVDWEAELGFVVGRPARHVPKEKALDHVAGYTVVNDVTVRDYQRRTREFLSGKTFEATTPVGPVLVTPGELGPGEPDLEIRCEVDGEVMQRSRTSDLLFGIADILSYISDIITLLPGDVICTGTPGGVGDGRDPKVYLKPGQTLRTVIEGIGELRNVCVPERVA; translated from the coding sequence ATGCGACTTGCGACGCTGCGCGTCCCGGGCGGTACCTGTGCGGCGCGGCTGGAGGGGGAGGAGTACGTGCCGCTGCCGTACCGCGACCTCGGCGCCCTGCTGGCCGTGGGCGAGGACTGGCGCACCGTGCCGGCGGCCGAGGGGGCGCGGCCCGTCCCGGTCGGCGAGGCCGTGTACGCGACGCTGGTCCCGCACCCGAACAAGATCATCTGCCTGGGCCTCAACTACGCGTCCCACATCAAGGAGATGGGCCGCGACACCCCGAAGCACCCGACGCTGTTCGCCAAGTACGACGGCTCGCTGATCGGCGCGTACGACCCGGTCACCCTGCCGGTCGTCAGCGACCGCGTGGACTGGGAGGCCGAGCTGGGCTTCGTCGTCGGCCGCCCCGCCCGGCACGTGCCGAAGGAGAAGGCGCTCGACCATGTCGCGGGCTACACCGTCGTCAACGACGTGACGGTCCGCGACTACCAGCGCCGGACCCGGGAGTTCCTGTCGGGCAAGACCTTCGAGGCCACCACCCCGGTCGGCCCGGTCCTCGTCACCCCCGGCGAACTCGGCCCCGGCGAACCCGACCTGGAGATCCGCTGCGAGGTCGACGGCGAGGTGATGCAGCGCTCGCGCACGTCCGACCTGCTGTTCGGGATCGCCGACATCCTCTCCTACATCAGCGACATCATCACCCTGCTCCCGGGCGACGTGATCTGCACCGGCACCCCCGGCGGTGTCGGGGACGGCCGCGACCCCAAGGTCTACCTCAAGCCCGGCCAGACCCTGCGCACCGTCATCGAGGGCATCGGCGAACTGCGCAACGTCTGCGTCCCGGAGCGCGTGGCCTGA
- a CDS encoding type II toxin-antitoxin system PemK/MazF family toxin: protein MSSRSRRNTRPRRCCNDEEASRRANTARRKQAGVDISGLGVEVVVGAMEGLPFEGVLRFAFPRPGFTPCTWLTTVSRDDLIERAGALSSAKLSEIEDALRLGEQEKEWTRATTAKLSEIRDALRLGGLA, encoded by the coding sequence GTGAGTTCTAGATCTCGTCGCAACACAAGACCCCGAAGGTGTTGCAATGACGAGGAAGCGTCGAGGAGGGCCAATACAGCCCGTCGAAAACAGGCGGGCGTCGACATCAGCGGTCTGGGCGTCGAAGTGGTAGTAGGCGCCATGGAAGGACTGCCCTTTGAAGGCGTGCTGCGGTTCGCGTTCCCGCGTCCAGGCTTTACCCCTTGCACGTGGCTGACCACCGTGTCCCGAGACGACCTGATCGAGCGGGCGGGCGCCCTGTCCTCAGCGAAGCTCAGCGAGATCGAGGATGCCCTCCGACTCGGTGAACAGGAGAAGGAGTGGACCCGGGCGACGACCGCGAAGCTCAGCGAGATAAGGGACGCCCTCCGTCTCGGCGGACTCGCGTAG
- a CDS encoding transposase → MAGVITASEPSWIEPFTGLSPRCFSRLVAALRREGADAAGRGRPWSLPLEDRVLLVAAYWRTNLTMRQLALLFGISKSAADRVIDHVAPLLALQPMRRPRRDTVYIVDGTLVPTRDRSVAASSKNYRHSTNHQVVINADTRLVTLVGRPLPGNRNDCLAWEESGAKAAAGNATVIADGGYIGTGLIIPHRRQPGQTQLPAWKEQHNALHRRARARIEHTFARMKTWKILRDCRLKGDGVHHAILGVAHLHNLTLTG, encoded by the coding sequence GTGGCTGGTGTGATCACGGCGTCGGAGCCGTCCTGGATAGAGCCGTTCACCGGGCTGAGTCCGCGGTGCTTCAGCCGGCTGGTGGCCGCGCTGCGCCGGGAGGGCGCGGATGCGGCGGGCCGGGGGCGGCCGTGGAGCCTGCCGCTGGAGGACCGGGTGCTGCTGGTGGCCGCGTACTGGCGCACGAACCTGACAATGCGCCAGCTCGCGCTGCTCTTCGGGATCTCGAAGTCGGCCGCGGACCGGGTCATCGATCACGTCGCTCCGCTCCTGGCGCTGCAGCCGATGCGCCGGCCGCGCAGGGACACCGTCTACATCGTGGACGGCACCCTGGTGCCCACCCGTGACCGGTCGGTGGCCGCCTCCAGCAAGAACTACCGCCACTCCACGAACCACCAGGTCGTCATCAACGCCGACACCCGCCTGGTGACCCTGGTCGGCCGCCCTCTGCCGGGCAACCGCAACGACTGCCTCGCGTGGGAGGAATCCGGGGCGAAGGCTGCGGCCGGAAACGCCACGGTGATCGCCGACGGCGGCTACATCGGCACCGGGCTGATCATCCCCCACCGCCGCCAGCCCGGACAGACCCAACTGCCCGCCTGGAAAGAACAGCACAACGCCCTCCACCGCCGGGCCAGGGCCAGGATCGAGCACACCTTCGCCCGCATGAAGACCTGGAAAATCCTGCGCGACTGCCGCCTCAAAGGCGACGGCGTCCACCACGCCATCCTCGGCGTCGCCCACCTGCACAACCTCACCCTCACCGGATAG
- a CDS encoding dihydrofolate reductase family protein gives MRKLIYGMNLTLDGYIAAPGDDIGWSVPSDELFQFWSDQLQATDLTLYGRKLWQTMSSYWPTGDQQPNATPAEIEFARRWRDMSKVVFSSTIDKVDWNTRLVTGDAVAEITRLKAEDGGPMDIGGATLAGAAMRAGLIDEYVLATAPVLVGGGTPFFTALDNWVNLNLVETRTLPCGVTLTRYETRH, from the coding sequence ATGCGGAAACTGATCTACGGCATGAACCTGACCCTGGACGGCTACATCGCCGCGCCCGGCGACGACATCGGCTGGAGCGTGCCGAGCGACGAGCTGTTCCAGTTTTGGTCCGACCAGTTGCAGGCGACCGACCTGACGCTGTACGGGCGCAAGTTGTGGCAGACGATGAGCTCCTACTGGCCGACCGGCGACCAGCAGCCCAACGCCACCCCGGCGGAGATCGAGTTCGCGCGCCGCTGGCGGGACATGTCGAAGGTGGTGTTCTCCTCGACGATCGACAAGGTCGACTGGAACACCCGCCTGGTCACCGGCGACGCGGTCGCCGAGATCACCCGGCTCAAGGCCGAGGACGGCGGCCCGATGGACATCGGCGGCGCGACGCTCGCCGGGGCGGCCATGCGGGCTGGGCTGATTGACGAGTACGTGCTGGCCACCGCGCCGGTCCTGGTGGGCGGCGGCACGCCGTTCTTCACCGCACTGGACAACTGGGTGAACCTCAACCTGGTAGAGACGCGGACGCTTCCCTGCGGCGTGACTCTGACCAGGTACGAGACGAGGCACTGA
- the tpg gene encoding telomere-protecting terminal protein Tpg, which translates to MADEIRTAIETALQSAQTRPLPVSPAARMRVIARAERGSTRAVAQRLGVSVRTVQRYLAGQIKSPTPRLAAALEREARRSWQPGIRARAIRQAAARAGITVETRARFGFTAAPSSTDDPRLRRLTETLPADVTARLLAAHEAGAGEQQLTQLLGAGLGHAYFRDGGRRAHGLDVTVTDIDYLDIELT; encoded by the coding sequence GTGGCCGATGAGATCCGCACCGCGATCGAGACCGCGCTCCAGTCCGCTCAGACCCGCCCCCTGCCAGTGTCCCCGGCCGCCCGCATGCGCGTCATCGCCCGCGCCGAACGCGGCTCCACCCGGGCCGTCGCGCAACGGCTGGGTGTCTCCGTCCGCACGGTCCAGCGCTACCTGGCCGGGCAGATCAAGAGCCCGACGCCGCGTCTGGCCGCCGCCCTGGAACGCGAGGCGCGCCGGTCCTGGCAGCCCGGTATCCGGGCCCGCGCCATCCGGCAGGCCGCCGCCAGGGCCGGGATCACGGTGGAGACCCGCGCCCGGTTCGGGTTCACCGCCGCCCCCAGCTCCACCGACGACCCGCGCCTGCGCCGCCTCACCGAGACCCTCCCCGCCGATGTCACCGCCCGCCTCCTGGCCGCGCACGAAGCCGGGGCCGGCGAACAGCAGCTCACGCAGCTCCTCGGCGCCGGTCTCGGGCACGCCTACTTCCGCGACGGAGGGCGGCGCGCGCACGGCCTGGACGTCACCGTGACCGATATCGACTACCTGGACATCGAGCTGACCTGA